In Poecile atricapillus isolate bPoeAtr1 chromosome 22, bPoeAtr1.hap1, whole genome shotgun sequence, a genomic segment contains:
- the LOC131587520 gene encoding uncharacterized protein LOC131587520: MATNGHQQAPSLESRTAGTWLWPPTATNGHQRELRLRDGQQEPGCGHQRPPMATNVHQWALSLLDSRNLAVATKPGEPDSENLAVATNGHQRPPTSMETGETARTWLWPPVASREWSSGSSAAADFEGPKIAQRLVQSNSDQGTWPEMDTGEVDTAEVDTDGHSRDGHSQRWTQQRWTHQTWTCQRWTQQRWTQPEVDTARSGHRGLPLTPATPGGTFTTSRGFLCPPQPRPTPAGPSSASLPQQIGPFVYLTLLTRPPRHPAGPQ; encoded by the exons ATGGCCACCAACGGCCACCAACAAGCACCGAGCCTGGAGAGCCGGACAGCAGGAACCTGGCTGTGGCCACCAACGGCCACCAATGGCCACCAGCGGGAATTGAGACTGAGAGACGGACAGCAGGAACCTGGCTGTGGCCACCAACGGCCACCAATGGCCACCAATGTCCACCAATGGGCACTGAGTCTCCTGGACAGCAGGAACCTGGCTGTGGCCACCAAGCCTGGAGAGCCGGACAGTGAGAACCTGGCTGTGGCCACCAACGGCCACCAACGGCCACCAACGAGCATGGAGACTGGAGAGACAGCGAGAACCTGGCTGTGGCCACCTGTGGCCAGCCGAGAGTGGTCGAGCGgatcctcagctgctgctgacttTGAGGGACCAAAAATCGCCCAACGCCTCGTCCAGAGCAACAGTGACCAAGGGACATGGCCAGAGATGGACACAGGAGAGGTGGACACAGCAGAGGTGGACACAGATGGACACAGCAGAG ATGGACACAGCCAGAGGTGGACACAGCAGAGGTGGACACATCAGACATGGACATGTCAGAGGTGGACACAGCAGAGATGGACACAGCCAGAGGTGGACACAGCCAGAAGTGGACACAGAG GCCTGCCGCTGACCCCTGCCACCCCCGGGGGGACATTCACGACCTCGAGGGGCTTCCTTTGTCCCCCGCAGCCCCGTCCCaccccagcagggccatcctCGGCCTCGCTGCCGCAGCAGATCGGCCCCTTTGTGTATTTAACGCTTCTAACCCGCCCTCCCCGGCACCCCGCGGGTCCCCAATAG